In a genomic window of Cynocephalus volans isolate mCynVol1 chromosome 1, mCynVol1.pri, whole genome shotgun sequence:
- the CHPF gene encoding chondroitin sulfate synthase 2 codes for MRASLLLSVLRPAGPVAVGISLGFTLSLLSVTWVEEPCGPGPPQPGDSELPPRGNTNAARRPNSVQPGAERERPGAGAGAGENWEPRVLPYHPAQPGQATKKAVRTRYISTELGIRQRLLVAVLTSQATLPTLGVAVNRTLGHRLERVVFLTGTRGRRAPPGMAVVTLGEERPIGHLHLALRHLLEQHGDDFDWFFLVPDSTYTEAHGLAHLTGHLSLAAAGHLYLGRPQDFIGGEPTPGRYCHGGFGVLLSRTLLQQLRPHLESCRNDIVSARPDEWLGRCILDATGAGCTGDHEGVHYSYMELSPGEPVQEGDPRFHSALTAHPVRDPVHMYQLHKAFARAELERTYREIQELQWEIQNTSRLAADGERAAAWPVGIPAPSRPASRFEVLRWDYFTEQHAFFCADGSPRCPLRGADRADVADVLKAAVEELNRRYHPALRLQKQQLVNGYRRFDPARGMEYTLDLQLEALTPQGGRRPLTRRVQLLRPLSRVEILPVPYVTEASRLTVLLPLAAAERDLAPGFLEAFAAAALEPGDAAAALTLLLLYEPRQAQRAAHADVFTPVKAHVAELERRFPGARVPWLSVQTAAPSPLRLMDLLSKKHPLDTLFLLTGPDTVLTPDFLNRCRMHAISGWQAFFPMHFQAFHPAVAPPQGPGPPELGRDMGRFDRQAASEACFYNSDYVAARGRLAAASEQEEELLESLDVYELFLRFSGLHVLRAVEPALLQRYRAQTCSARLSEDLYHRCRQSVLEGLGSRTQLAMLLFEQEQGNST; via the exons ATGCGGGCATCGCTGCTGCTGTCGGTGCTGCGGCCCGCAGGGCCCGTGGCCGTGGGCATCTCCCTGGGCTTCACTCTGAGCCTGCTCAGCGTCACCTGGGTGGAGGAGCCGTGCGGCCCAGGGCCGCCCCAACCCGGAGACTCTGAGCTGCCGCCGCGCGGCAACACCAACGCGGCGCGCCGCCCCAACTCGGTGCAGCCGGGAGCGGAGCGTGAGAGGCCCGGGGCCGGCGCGGGCGCCGGGGAGAACTGGGAGCCGCGTGTCTTGCCCTACCACCCCGCACAGCCCGGCCAGGCCACCAAAAAGGCCGTCAG GACACGCTACATCAGTACGGAGCTGGGCATCAGGCAGAGGCTGCTGGTGGCGGTACTGACCTCCCAGGCCACGTTGCCCACGCTGGGTGTGGCCGTGAACCGCACGCTGGGGCACCGACTAGAGCGTGTGGTGTTCCTGACAGGCACGCGGGGCCGCCGAGCACCACCGGGCATGGCAGTGGTTACTCTGGGCGAGGAGCGGCCCATTGGGCACCTGCACCTGGCGCTGCGCCACCTGCTGGAGCAGCACGGCGACGACTTTGACTGGTTCTTCCTAGTGCCTGACTCTACCTACACCGAGGCTCACGGACTGGCACACCTAACTGGCCACCTCAGCCTGGCCGCCGCTGGTCACCTCTATCTGGGCCGGCCCCAGGACTTCATCGGTGGAGAGCCCACCCCAGGCCGCTACTGCCACGGTGGCTTTGGGGTGCTGCTATCCCGCACGCTGCTGCAGCAGCTGCGCCCCCACCTGGAAAGCTGCCGCAATGACATCGTCAGTGCACGCCCAGACGAGTGGCTGGGACGCTGCATCCTCGATGCCACGGGGGCTGGCTGCACTGGCGACCACGAG ggGGTGCACTATAGCTATATGGAGCTAAGTCCTGGGGAGCCTGTGCAGGAGGGAGACCCTCGTTTCCACAGTGCCCTGACAGCCCACCCTGTGCGTGACCCTGTGCATATGTACCAGCTGCACAAGGCTTTTGCCCGAGCTGAGCTGGAACGCACATACCGGGAGATCCAGGAGTTGCAG TGGGAGATCCAGAACACCAGCCGTCTGGCAGCTGATGGGGAGCGGGCAGCTGCGTGGCCCGTGGGCATTCCAGCACCTTCCCGCCCAGCCTCCCGCTTTGAGGTACTGCGCTGGGACTACTTCACAGAGCAGCATGCTTTCTTCTGCGCTGATGGCTCACCCCGCTGCCCGCTGCGTGGGGCCGACCGAGCTGATGTGGCTGATGTTCTGAAGGCAGCCGTGGAAGAGCTCAACCGCCGCTACCACCCGGCCCTGCGGCTCCAGAAGCAGCAGCTGGTTAATGGCTACCGACGCTTTGATCCAGCCCGGGGTATGGAGTACACACTGGACTTGCAGCTGGAGGCACTAACCCCCCAGGGTGGCCGCCGGCCCCTCACCCGCCGGGTGCAGCTGCTCCGGCCGCTGAGCCGCGTGGAGATCTTGCCTGTGCCCTACGTCACGGAAGCCTCACGTCTCACTGTGCTGCTGCCTCTGGCTGCAGCCGAGCGTGACCTGGCCCCTGGCTTCCTGGAGGCCTTTGCTGCTGCAGCACTGGAGCCTGGTGATGCTGCGGCAGCCCTGACCCTGCTGCTACTGTATGAGCCACGCCAAGCCCAGCGAGCAGCCCATGCAGATGTCTTCACACCTGTCAAAGcccacgtggcagagctggagcgTCGTTTCCCCGGAGCCAGGGTGCCCTGGCTCAGTGTGCAGACAGCTGCACCTTCACCGCTGCGCCTCATGGATCTACTCTCCAAGAAGCACCCGCTAGACACACTGTTTTTGCTGACCGGGCCCGACACGGTGCTCACACCTGACTTCCTTAACCGCTGCCGCATGCATGCCATCTCTGGCTGGCAGGCCTTCTTTCCCATGCACTTTCAGGCCTTCCACCCGGCCGTGGCCCCACCACAAGGGCCGGGGCCACCAGAACTTGGCCGCGACATGGGCCGCTTTGATCGCCAGGCAGCCAGCGAGGCCTGCTTCTACAACTCTGACTACGTGGCAGCCCGCGGGCGGCTGGCCGCGGCCtcggagcaggaggaggagctgcTGGAGAGTCTGGACGTGTATGAGCTGTTCCTGCGATTCTCAGGCCTGCATGTGCTACGAGCAGTAGAGCCAGCACTGCTACAGCGCTACCGGGCCCAGACGTGCAGTGCCCGGCTCAGTGAGGACCTGTACCACCGCTGCCGCCAGAGTGTGCTCGAGGGCCTTGGCTCCCGGACCCAGCTCGCCATGCTGCTCTTTGAGCAGGAACAGGGCAACAGCACCTGA